The genomic DNA GGCCGCGGGAGCCGCGTCGATCACCCCCTGCGCACGAAAGGTGTGGGCATGAGCGAAAGCCTGGCTCAGCGGCAGGAAGCCCTGGTGTGGGCATTGGTGGCCAATGGACCGGTACCGCCCGGCTTCGATCCGGCGGCCGTGGCCGCGGCAGGCGAGGTGTGTCGTCACAAACGCGACGCGCACTCGGTCGTCGCCCCTCGGCGGCGCCGGTGGTGGTCGGTGTGACGCTGAAATACCGGACAGTCCGGACAGCGTGACACGATGGTCCGATGAGTGACTGGACGAGGGGAAGACTTTTCGGCGCCTTGAGGGCGGCCGGAGCGGCTTCGATGGTGGGCTGTGCGCTGGTGTTGGGCGCCGGTGCCGCGCAGGCAGATCCGGCTCCGTTCGAGCCGCCGAGGCTCGTGCCGGCCGACGGGGCGACCGTCGGCGTGGCCCAGCCGGTCATCATCAACTTCCCCGGCCCCGTCGACGATGCCGGTGCCACCGAAAACGCCATCCACATCTCGTCGGTCCCCGAAGTGCCCGGCAAGTTCTACTGGATCACCCCCACACAACTGCGCTGGCGTCCACTGAGCTTCTGGCCCGCCCACACCACGGTCACCGTCGACGCCGGCGGCACGGTGTCCAACTTCAACATCGGGGACGCGTTGGTGGCCACGGCCAACGACGCCACCCACCAACTGACCGTCACCCGCAACGGGACCGTCGAGAAAACCATCCCGATGTCGATGGGCATGGCATCCGGCGGCCACCAGACTCCGAACGGCACCTTCTACGTCCAAGAGAAGATGCCCTCGGTGGTGATGGATTCGTCGACCTATGGCGTCCCGGTCAACTCGCCGAACGGATACAAGCTGACCGTCGATCTGGCCGTCCGGTTCGACGACAGCGGCGACTTCGTGCACAGCGCCCCCTGGTCGGTGGCTGATCAGGGCAAGCGCAACGTCAGTCACGGCTGCATCAACATCAGCCCCGCCAATGCGAAGTGGTTCTTCGACAACTTCAACGCCGGCGACCCCATCATCGTTCAGAACTCGACGGGCACCTACACCCGGCACGACGGCTCCAACGATTGGCAGATCTGAGTCCCGCAGCGGTCACACGTCGAAATCGTCGTCGTCATCCTCGAGCGGCGGGCGCGGCTTGCGCATCACCACCACCGCCCAGATGACGCCGGCGATCAGCGCTGCGACGATCGCTAAGAACACCAGCTGTCCCACCATGTAAGCCACCGTCATACCTCCTCGTAGCCGATCAGGGCCAGCCAGGAATCACGCACTGATTCTGCGCTGGTGTGTGGCGTCGGGCAGCAGCGCCGCCGGGACGGCGATCGCGTCACCTGTGCGCATCCGAAACACCACCACCGTGCCCGAGCGCCGCGTGGACCGCACCGCGTCCCGATCCAGCACGAGAGTCCGGTCCGGGCAGTCGAACCGCAGCACCCCATCGTCGGTACCGGAGGCCCAATGCGATCCGGGCACGCAGATGCGTCGGTTGAGGCGGTATACCTGCGCGAGGGAAATCAGTTGCAGCAGCACCACGTACGCGACGAACATCCCCACAAACACAATGGCCGCAATGACCCAGCCCGAACCTGCGCTGGCAACGATGGCAGCGACGACGGCGGCGGCAATCAACGAGCCGACACTCACTCGCAACCACGCCCGCGGATGCTGGAACGCCGAGATCGTCGCGCGCCGGGCATCTCCATCACCAGCGACCCACTCGACGGTCACCGGCGGTATCGACCGCTGTGCTGGTTCCACCAGTAGCCTCCATCCGAAATCTGCACCGGCGTGAGTCCTAGGCCGCGTACCCGGCATCGGGCATCCGCCCCTCGGTTGCCCCACCAGACCCTAAGCCGCAGCGCTCAGAGTCGGGGCCGCCGTCCGTCCGACAGAGCACGCCACACACATGCGTCGCAGGCGCTGAACCCGAACAGCCCCAGCACCGTCGCGCACACGCTCGCGATCAATACCAGGCCGGGTCGGAACCACGTGGGGAGATCAGCGAACAGCTCACCGACAGCGAAGACCACGCCTATCAGCATCACCATCGTCAGCAGGATCCCGCCCACCGCGACCACGGCACAGCACTGGGCCAGGAATCTCCATGCCCGTGCACGCAGCGCTCCGGGCCCCTCGGGACGAAACGGTTCGAGGGCTCTGCTCACCTCGGCCGGCCACCTGACGACGAACACATCGTCCACGTCGTCGGAATCGAGCCTCAGGTGGCGGAACCCGATGGTCTGCCCGACCAGGCCGCGAGCGCTTCCGGGCATCGACAGTGGGCAGGTAACCCTTCGGTGAAGGCTCCCGTGTCCCGGAACCTGGGCGGTGATGACGAGCGTGTCGGGTCCCTGCACCTCGCCTGGGCTGTCCTCGATCACGTCGTCGATCACGCCAACGGCGAGGTGCCCCTCGGTCGATCGGGTCCGCTTATCGGAAGGCCTGCCGCTCATCGTCGACCATCCTTCACGTCATCGAGCGTCAGATGTGCCAGATTCGGACTTCCGGGCACGTGCGCCAGATACAGAAAAACCCACTGTCGCCAGTGGGTTCTCTCAGTGGCCAGGGCCGGGATCGAACCGGCGACCTTCCGCTTTTCAGGCGGACGAGATAGCCACTGACCTGCGGTTTATCTGATCGTATGCGTCGTATGCGCCGCATTGAGCAGCGCTGACGTATTCAGCCTGTCCGACGAACGGACATAAACCGGACACGGTGCTTGCACTCCCGTCCAGGAGCTTTCGCGCTGCCGCTTGCGTTGTGGCCAGCATCGGGGGCTCCGGGGAGCAGGCACCCCGATGCCCAGCGTCGCATCATCAGGCACCGTCTCGACACCCTCGACGGCAGGCTCGACATCCGCACCCGACAGCCCGCCATTCAGGCACGGTTCTACCGGAGCCTCGGTTGACGGGAGGCCGCGAGCGCCCGAGGCCGCCAGGCCGCAGGGCGCGAGAGCGAAGGTGGTCGGCCGTACGTCGACCGAGGCACCCGGCGGTCTCAACCCGGCCGCGGCCGGCGGGCTTGTTATATGTGCCGAAAATGTCCGCGACCCGGTTGACGACGGGACCGCGACCGGCGAGCTGCGGGCGATCGACGCATTGGGGCTGCGATTCCCGAGCCCCGAGATGGTCACCGCGGCTGCGGCCCTGTTCGAACCGGCGGCACCGTGGGCACGTAGTCCTGGCCGCCGCGGTACCGAGCCGGAATCCGGACGGTTTCGTATCACCATCGGCCCTGGCGTCGTACGACTCGGGTGGACCAATCCCGTACGGGCCGCGCAAGCCGCCGAACGATCCGTCGGCCATCACCAACGTGACGTTGATGACGCGAAGTTGCATGTCAGGAATGACCTCGAACGCAATGCTGGGGACGATGATCAGGCCGTCGTGTCTTCGACACGACGGAGTCCTACGGAAGTCGACCCGTGCAGTACTGGCAGAGTCATCACCGAGTGGTCCCGCAAATCACGGTCGGCGATGTGCCGCACCTTCGCCGAACTCGACTACAGCCCACTGGTGGAGTCGGGCCGCGTACCCGCGATGGTCACCCTGACCTATCCGGGCGACTGGGAAGCCGTGGCCCCGGATGGTGCCAGCGCAAAGCGGCATATGGTGTTGTGGCGCAAACGTTTTCAACGTGAGTACGGTGAACCAGCCCGCTACATCTGGAAACTGGAATTCCAGCGACGCGGTGCGCCGCACATTCACCTCTGGATGGCACCACCGATCTCGCCCGGCCGCTCGGGTCGCGGCTTCGCTCAGTGGTTGTCCGAGACATGGGCTCAGGTTGTTGACCATCCCGACGCCGAGCAGCAGGCGCGGCACCGACTGGCCGGCACCGCCATCGACGTGCGCGACGGGTTGAAAGCCTGCGATCCGAAGCGGCTGGCCATCTACTTCGCCAAGCACTCATCACCAAACCTGAACGGCGACAAGGAATACCAACACATCGTTCCCGAACTGTGGCGGCGGCCCGGGCGTGGCCCCGGCAGGTTCTGGGGCGTATACGGACTCAAGAAGGCTATTACTGTCGTCGAAGTAGCTCAGAACGCGTACCTGACGGCTCGCCGGATCGTGCGGCGATGGTCGCGCAGCCAGGCGGTGTACAGCGATTCCGACAGCCGCTTCCCCACAGCCGTGGTGCCGCGTACGGCCATACGGCAGGTCCCGCGCGTCGACCGCGTTACCGGAGTTGTCACCTGTCGGCGGGTGCGGCGGCGGCGAGCGCTCTGCCATTTGGGAGGTTTGGCTGGAGGATATGCCCTTGTGAATGACGGGCCTGCATTCGCTTCCCAGCTCGCGCACGCAATCGCCTAGGCGCCAGTCGCGTACTTGCCGCCGCAGTACTTTGCTTGCGGCGGAAAAGGTCTGTACGGCTGGCGGTGTCACCCCGCCGTGCGACGCTGGCGATCGTGACTCGCGACGCTGCTCCACCTGAACAACCGGCCCACCCGGACTGGGATGACCCGGAGCGGTTCGAAGGCGTGGTCGCGTTCTCGTTCGTGCTTCCATTCCTACTTCCGCTGGAACCGCAGGCGATACCGATCGGCGTCGACGACGAGTACCTACGAATCCGCGGCGTGACGCCGGCCGAGTTCGACCACGCCTGGATGCAGATGCCGCTCAGCTGCTTGATGATCTGGTCGGTGGCGACTGACGAAACCAACCCCGTCATCGAGGACACGACGGTGGCATCCGCCGCGCTGGCCCACATCACCGGGCAGGAGCCTCAGCCCGCTCCACCGCCTAGCGACGACTACGGACGAAAACGCTCAGCTGTGGTCGTTTTCATCCCCGTCAAGAGCCGCGCTGCCGCCCTCACCCCACCGCACGACGGCAAAGTGGATCCGCTGACGCTCGCGCACTGGCTGATCGCCGACGCCGCGCGGTCGTCACGGATAGCCTCCATGGCGCCGATCCCGGAGCTGCACTACCGAGCACTGAACCCGATCGTTCCCGCCACGTTCGGAGCGGTCGGTGAAGGCGGACAGGTTAACTTCGATGAGGAACAGACCGTGATTCTGCTGGACCACCTCCCCGCAAGGCTTGCTTCGCCGACGCCGATCGACCCAGCTGTGACCGGCAGGATCTTTGGACAACTCACTCGCGGTAGCATCAGCGCGCTGGTTCGTGATCACTTCGCTCGCGCGTACGCCGAACACTCCGCTGGTGACCGCCGCGCGTCGGTCCTCAGTCTTGCCGTCACGTGTGAGTTGATGCTCGACGGAACCCTGGCCGCGATGCTCTGGGAAGAAGGTCAAACGCCCTCAGACGCCGCGCAGGTATGGGCCGACACGAGTTCGATCACGGGACGGGTCAAGTCGCTGTACGCGCGCCGTCTCGGAGGCAGTTGGCACGTCGACGGTGACGGTCCGGTGGGTCGCTGGCGAGAGCACATCGTCGATGTCCGCAACAGCGTGATCCATTCCGGACGTACTCCATCGGAACCGGAGTCGGAGAACTCGGGTGCGGTGGCGTCGGAATTGCTCACGTTCATGAGCAAGCGACTGGTGCTCAAGTGGAAGGCGTACCCGAAGTCGATGGCTGTGCTGTGCGGGCCGTCGTCGGTAGCGAAGCACGCTTCGAAGAAGCAACGGGACAATGTCCTTGCAGAGCTGGAACGCTGCTCGGCGTTCGCCGTCGAGTTTCACCGGTGGCGCGACGAGTGGCTACGCGAACGCGCGATGCTTAGTTGATCGCCGGCTGTGGCCGGACTTCACTGCCGCTCGGCCTGCACCACGTTCCCGTCGCGGTCCCGAAGTTCGAGCGCCAATGTCATCCCATGCGGCCGTGCCGTGGTGCGTATCCGGTACAGGCACCACGCCTGCTGCACTACCCGTCGAGCGACGCCGAGGTCGGTGAGGAACAGACCGGTGTTCGGTATGCGTGCGCTCATCCGACCGTGCTCGTAGATCGGCTTGCTGTCCACTTCGGTGGTCAACGTGTTAAGCGCCCATGTCTTCGCGTGGCTGACGCCGGAGCAGATCCGCCACGCGGTGAGCAGAGACTCCGGGTGCCCCGGCAGGTCGTCGATCGACTCGATCAGCTTCTCGAACCCGCCGGATCTCCCGGCCGCCATGTCGATACCGAGCCGGGCAGCGGCGTCGTCTGACCACCGCTGCCGTTCCTCGTGCTCACCGCCGTCGTCGAGTAAGGTGCCGCTGTACGCCTTCGCCGAGTACCGCCATGACTCGCGGTGCTGCCAGATGAGCCGAGCGAGACGCGTGTCGACTTGGTCCGGTTCGAGCAGCCAGACCGCGGTGCCGACTGATTCGTAGGCGGCCCGTAGGAGTGCGAACTGCGGTGTCGTCCACGGGTCGTTGAGCACGAGCGTGCAGGCGGCCTCGATGTTCTCGACGGCGTACACCAGCCCACGGCGGGCGACGGTCGCAGCCCAGATGTCGGGGAACCGGGCCTCGTCCGCAGCAAGGTCGCTCTTCGGCTCGGCATGATGATCGGGCATCGCCACGACGAGTGCGCCGATCTCAAGCACCCGCTCCAGATCGCTGCGGATGGCGTTGTCTGTCTCGACGCTGTCTTGCTTCACAGACACAGAACTACCAGGGAGAGCACCAGTGACGACCGCCATAGCGGATCTCAGTTGTCAATCCACCCGTTCGAGAGTAGTTTCATCTGTGACATCTAGCGCATTTGTGCCATCTAGATGTGAAAGGATCAGACGCATGAAGACCATCCCCACCGACGGAATCCCCGCTGAGCAGATCGACGCGCTCGACGAGTTCGCCGCTACCGGCGTCGGTCCCGAGATGCGTGATCTCCTGCAAAGCGTGATCGATTGCGTGCGAGCCGGCGATGACCTCGCCGCTGTTTCCCCGCTGACTGTGCTCCGTCCGAGCCAGGCCGCGGAGCGTCTCGGAATGAGTCGCACCCACCTCTACAAGCTCCTCGACCAAGGTGAAATCGGGTCCCACCGCGTCGGCCGCGATCGCCGCATACTGCTGCGTGATCTCATCGTTTTCGAGGAGCGCCGCCAGCGTGACCGTCGTGAACTCGCCGAGCGTTTCGCATCGCAGAGCAAGACTCGCGAAGGTGCGATCGACGAACTCGCCGATCTGCTGTAGCTGGTCTCGTCGCGGTCCCCGCTGCGGCATCATGGCCTGGTGCAACTCCGCAGAGCCCGTCCCACGATCCGCCTGCTGCGTGAGGACCTCAGTTCCGACTGGGAGTCACCTCACCCGCGGCGATTTTTGCAAACGGGCGAATTGACGTCGTTGCACCCACTGTCGGAGTTGCCGCACCCTATTCTCGCCAAGGCTGTTTCGTCGTTCGGCGATGATCCGGCAGACGACAACTACGTCGGTCCAATCGCCTCCAGTACCAACCTGCCGTTGCTGGAGATCAAGGCCGGCCAGTGGCGAGGTGGGGTGTGGCACGACCGCGAGTTGGACGTGTGTTGGGTCCTCGTGGCTGGGCTGGCCAAAGGTGGCCATGAGGACCATGACGACTTCTACCAATGCGTCGCGCGTGACAACTCCGACCCGTCGCGTTGGATGCCAACAGAGGCTGACGTACGTCTCCTGAAGCGCGAGCGAGCGGCGCTGCGGCTGACCGAGTGGGAGCTCGAGATTCAACAGCAGCTTGCGGGCGCGCTATGCGAAGTGCAGCGAGGTGGAGAGACGGAATTCGAGCTTCCGCATCCGGCCTCACAGCAGGGAGCGATAGCGACCGTGACCATCACCGTCGTTGAGGTACGGGACGACGGTTACGAAGCGGACGAGATCGTCGTTGACATCATTCCGGAGTCACGCCACGGAGGGAGTCAGCTGTTCTGGCAGGCCACCGTAAGGGTGCTGACCACGCTCAATCCGCCGCAACAAGGATGGGATCGATACAAGGACTCCTACAGCAACATCGCTGAGCCCGGTCACTGGTCCGCACGGGTGACTGACCTTGATGAACTGGTGCGACGCCGGGCCCTTGCAGAGTCTGAACCGGGACGGGTCGCCCACTACTTGCACCGCGAGCACATCGCCGAGAGTGTCGTGGAAGGGACCGCGATGCGGGCGATGTGTGGCGTGTTCTTCGTGAACACGCAGACACCCGACGGCCTACCTCAGTGCCCCGACTGCAGCGCGCGGTGGAGTCAGCTCCCGAGGTAGCGGCGCGGATCGCACGTCGCCATCAGCCAGTTCCCTGATCGATCAGCCTCCGGGCCATCTCACAGAGGTCTTGCTTGTGCCGTCCGAGGGTGCGTCCCGCCCCGGTGTCCACGTAGGGCCGGGCGCCCTTACCCGCGAGCCGTTCGTTGTGCAATGTCGCCAAGAGGCGATGCGGCGTACATGACGCTGGTCGTCCCGCCCGCCGTCATGCGCCCACATCAGTTCGCCGCCAACACAGTGTCAGCGCACCGCATGCAGGCGTGCGTGCGTTGCAAGAGAGATGTCAAATCGCCGAACCAACCCGCCGCAGACCCCGGAGCAGATCCTCAAGCTGCTGGTGACACGGCACAACATGACTGAGGTCGCCGAGATCCTGCTCCCACTGCTGGAGAAAGAAAGCCGGCGACCGAGCTGACCGGCGGCACCTGGCAGCGACGGGCTGCCCGGCACAAGGCTTGAACGCTAAGAGTTTCGGTCACGTGAGAACGACTTGTCATTACACTAGCAGTCTTTCCGCGTCGGAATGTCGCTAGCGATGGAGTGTTTCGTCCCCCAGCTACCCCACGGCCGTGGTGCCGCGCACCGCCACACGGCCGGTCCCCCGCATTTGCCATGAAACTGGCGTCGTAGAGCATCTCCGGGCTCAGCGACGACGGACGCTCTGCGATCGTCGCAAAGTGTCACAAGTGATCCCAGCGTTTGGTCGTGACCACGACGCGGTGATGAGCGAAGGGCTTACCTTTCGTTTTACGGGGCGGTTGTGATTGGCACCTCGATATGGTCTCGCGCAACGATCACGCCGTTCTTGATGGCGTAACACTCGACGTAGTGCTCACCCCGGAACTTTGTCGCCTCGCGGTGTGTTCGACTGTCTTCATTGATGATTTGGCCACGAATCTCGTTTCGCTTCTCAGCCTCTTCGCCGCGATTCAAGACTTTCCACTTGAACTTGTACGGTTGTGG from Mycobacterium sp. DL440 includes the following:
- a CDS encoding L,D-transpeptidase family protein, which translates into the protein MSDWTRGRLFGALRAAGAASMVGCALVLGAGAAQADPAPFEPPRLVPADGATVGVAQPVIINFPGPVDDAGATENAIHISSVPEVPGKFYWITPTQLRWRPLSFWPAHTTVTVDAGGTVSNFNIGDALVATANDATHQLTVTRNGTVEKTIPMSMGMASGGHQTPNGTFYVQEKMPSVVMDSSTYGVPVNSPNGYKLTVDLAVRFDDSGDFVHSAPWSVADQGKRNVSHGCINISPANAKWFFDNFNAGDPIIVQNSTGTYTRHDGSNDWQI
- a CDS encoding DUF3039 domain-containing protein, with the protein product MQLRRARPTIRLLREDLSSDWESPHPRRFLQTGELTSLHPLSELPHPILAKAVSSFGDDPADDNYVGPIASSTNLPLLEIKAGQWRGGVWHDRELDVCWVLVAGLAKGGHEDHDDFYQCVARDNSDPSRWMPTEADVRLLKRERAALRLTEWELEIQQQLAGALCEVQRGGETEFELPHPASQQGAIATVTITVVEVRDDGYEADEIVVDIIPESRHGGSQLFWQATVRVLTTLNPPQQGWDRYKDSYSNIAEPGHWSARVTDLDELVRRRALAESEPGRVAHYLHREHIAESVVEGTAMRAMCGVFFVNTQTPDGLPQCPDCSARWSQLPR
- a CDS encoding helix-turn-helix domain-containing protein produces the protein MKTIPTDGIPAEQIDALDEFAATGVGPEMRDLLQSVIDCVRAGDDLAAVSPLTVLRPSQAAERLGMSRTHLYKLLDQGEIGSHRVGRDRRILLRDLIVFEERRQRDRRELAERFASQSKTREGAIDELADLL